Proteins from a genomic interval of Medicago truncatula cultivar Jemalong A17 chromosome 3, MtrunA17r5.0-ANR, whole genome shotgun sequence:
- the LOC11430724 gene encoding uncharacterized protein, translating into MKRDSLLNRVAAGAAVGGAIGGAVGAVYGTYDAIRYKVPGALKIRHIGQATIGSAAVFSLFLAAGTLIRSH; encoded by the exons atgaagagagacaGCTTACTCAATCGCGTGGCTGCCGGAGCCGCCGTTGGTGGTGCTATCGGTGGCGCCGTCG GTGCTGTATATGGAACTTATGATGCAATTAGGTATAAG GTTCCCGGAGCCCTCAAGATTAGGCATATTGGGCAGGCCACTATAGGAAGTGCAGCTGTATTTAGTCTGTTCCTTGCAGCAGGAACCTTGATACGTTCTCACTAG
- the LOC11419761 gene encoding protein SENSITIVITY TO RED LIGHT REDUCED 1, with protein MASSAKTLTNSNCTTDEDWTVVLPRRGRQKRKAPEVKILEEKQEPWAPTDSQTDPGRETALMQKMERHISKIENSQFYQTFRDQVETSVLDYIPKVLGSETTMQMVIYGIGSIELYEPPCLQLSIAMLMKRDFNWIGSIEVFDPIISVTESHVLEALGCSVMSINEHGKREALKPTMFFMPHCEAELYCNLLRANWKPNLLKNMVLFGNSFEAYEQHVSLCKTSPVMYLVGHILAARSFTNEVKIETVSDDYYNAFHDSSWHFFSPVHETELQLINS; from the coding sequence ATGGCATCTTCAGCAAAAACTCTCACAAATAGTAATTGCACAACGGATGAAGACTGGACAGTTGTTTTACCCCGTCGTGGAAGACAAAAGAGAAAAGCTCCCGAGGTTaaaattttagaagaaaaacaagaacCGTGGGCTCCGACAGATTCTCAGACAGATCCAGGCAGAGAAACAGCATTAATGCAGAAAATGGAAAGACATATTAGTAAGATTGAGAATTCTCAGTTCTATCAAACTTTCAGAGATCAGGTTGAAACATCAGTTTTAGATTACATCCCTAAGGTTTTAGGATCAGAGACAACTATGCAAATGGTCATTTATGGTATTGGCAGCATTGAATTGTATGAACCCCCATGTTTGCAACTTAGCATTGCAATGTTGATGAAAAGAGATTTTAATTGGATTGGAAGCATTGAGGTGTTTGACCCTATTATCTCTGTAACCGAGTCACATGTTTTGGAAGCTCTTGGTTGTTCCGTCATGTCCATAAACGAGCACGGTAAGCGAGAAGCTCTAAAGCCAACAATGTTCTTCATGCCTCACTGCGAAGCAGAGTTATATTGCAATCTGTTGCGGGCGAATTGGAAGCCGAATCTCTTAAAAAACATGGTATTATTCGGGAACAGCTTTGAAGCATACGAGCAGCATGTGTCCTTATGTAAGACCTCACCTGTTATGTACTTGGTAGGGCATATCTTGGCTGCCCGAAGTTTCACAAACGAAGTCAAAATCGAAACAGTTTCTGATGATTATTACAATGCATTCCATGATTCAAGTTGGCACTTTTTCAGCCCTGTCCATGAGACAGAGCTGCAACTTATCAATTCTTGA
- the LOC11419762 gene encoding uncharacterized protein At5g39865, whose protein sequence is MSRFQFFNRSNTMHTSSKEQSQKPFNEFLDRSGSLSKFYGSMESMKSSLRGRMVKKICTLFESPTTTTTKELSSSSSNLKPSSEPRAASKLGQKPRSGPEKDEAGMLFRLADADDRIVVYLTSLRGIRRTFEDCNAVKMILKGFRVWVDERDVSMDRAFRKELQSVMGEENVTLPQVFVRGKYIGGADVIKSLFETGELKRILEGFPRMKPGFVCESCGDARFIPCENCSGSRKLFDEDEGLSKRCLECNENGLVRCPCCACSGMMFCDYENEGDGVYRSFIL, encoded by the exons ATGTCGAGGTTTCAATTCTTCAACCGATCGAACACGATGCACACGTCATCAAAAGAACAATCACAGAAACCATTCAACGAATTTCTAGACCGGTCCGGTTCGTTAAGCAAATTCTACGGTTCAATGGAGTCAATGAAATCATCTCTACGTGGAAGAATGGTGAAGAAGATCTGCACTTTATTCGAATCACCAACGACGACGACCACAAAAGAATTATCATCATCGTCGTCGAATTTAAAACCTTCTTCCGAACCACGTGCGGCTTCGAAGTTAGGTCAGAAGCCGCGTTCTGGTCCGGAAAAAGATGAAGCGGGGATGTTGTTCCGGTTGGCGGATGCTGATGATCGGATTGTTGTGTATTTGACGAGTTTGAGAGGGATAAGAAGAACGTTTGAGGATTGTAATGCGGTTAAGATGATTTTGaaagggtttagggtttgggttgATGAAAGAGATGTTTCTATGGATCGTGCTTTCAGAAAAGAATTGCAG TCTGTGATGGGTGAGGAAAACGTGACACTACCTCAAGTGTTCGTTAGAGGAAAGTACATTGGTGGCGCTGATGTGATTAAGTCTCTATTTGAAACTGGTGAATTGAAAAGGATTCTTGAAGGTTTTCCCAGGATGAAGCCTGGCTTTGTTTGCGAGAGTTGTGGCGATGCTAGGTTTATACCTTGTGAGAATTGCAGTGGTAGTAGGAAATTATTCGATGAGGACGAAGGGTTGTCGAAAAGATGCTTGGAGTGCAATGAGAATGGACTTGTTAGGTGTCCTTGTTGCGCCTGTTCTGGAATGATGTTCTGCGATTATGAAAATGAAGGCGATGGTGTGTACCGATCCTTTATACTGTAA
- the LOC11424187 gene encoding probable ADP-ribosylation factor GTPase-activating protein AGD11 isoform X2, producing the protein MEMIHQEKSEINGISGIPGPQERLDNLMRQAGNKFCADCGSSEPKWVSSSLGVFICIKCSGIHRSLGVHISKVLSLNLDDWTDEQVDSLVNLGGNTLINKKYEACVPSYVKKPKPNSSIEERSDFIRRKYELQQFLDSEENLICPFIPSHSRTTSSSHSSSSSYNPPQEKKRYDKQTTRNRIGLSFRNSWGRKDSESKSTKKSNSLAGMVEFVGLIKVNVVKGTNLAIRDIVTSDPYVILSLGHQSVKTRVIKNNLNPVWNESLMLSIPENIPPLKIIVYDKDSFKNDDFMGEAEIDIQPLVSAAKAYEKSSIMESMQLGKWVASGDNTLVKDGIISLEEGKVRQEISLRLQNVERGVLEIQLECVPLTQ; encoded by the exons GTCCACAGGAAAGGTTAGACAATCTGATGCGTCAAGCAGGGAACAAGTTCTGTGCTGATTGTGGATCATCAGAGCCAAAATGGGT GTCTTCAAGTCTTGGAGTATTTATTTGCATCAAGTGCTCTGGTATACACAGAAGCCTAGGAGTCCATATATCTAAG GTTCTGTCACTGAATCTTGATGATTGGACAGACGAACAAGTTGATTCATTGGTCAACTTGGGTGGAAATACACTAATCAATAAGAAGTACGAAGCTTGCGTGCCAAGTTAcgtaaaaaaaccaaaaccgAATTCTTCCATTGAGGAGCGTTCTGATTTCATTAG GAGAAAATATGAGCTCCAACAATTTTTGGATTCCGAGGAGAATTTGATTTGTCCCTTTATACCATCCCACTCAAGAACAACTTCATCCAGTCATAGCAGTTCCTCAAGCTACAATCCTCCACAAGAAAAAAAACGTTATGATAAACAAACAACTAGAAATCGTATTGGGCTATCGTTTCGAAACAGCTGGGGAAGAAAAGATTCTGAGAGTAAGAGTACAAAGAAGAGTAACTCGTTG GCAGGTATGGTTGAatttgttggattgattaagGTTAATGTGGTTAAAGGCACTAACCTAGCTATCAGAGATATAGTGACTAGTGACCCTTATGTCATCCTTTCTCTTGGTCACCAG TCGGTGAAGACGCGTGTTATAAAGAACAATTTAAATCCTGTTTGGAATGAAAGCCTAATGCTGTCAATCCCTGAGAACATCCCTCCTCTTAAAATA ATTGTATACGACAAAGATTCATTCAAAAACGACGATTTTATGGGAGAGGCTGAAATAGACATTCAACCATTAGTATCAGCAGCAAAAGCATATGAGAAATCATCAATCATGGAGTCAATGCAGCTTGGAAAATGGGTAGCAAGTGGTGACAATACACTTGTCAAAGATGGAATAATTTCTCTTGAAGAAGGGAAAGTGAGACAAGAAATTTCATTGAGGCTACAAAATGTTGAGAGAGGTGTTCTTGAAATTCAGCTTGAATGCGTTCCTCTTACTCAATAG